The Streptococcus downei MFe28 DNA window CACCTTGGCGACAAAATATGCAGGGTTCAACTGAACACAACAACTGGAAGTTACTAGCCATGCGTAGAACCATTGAGACACGCTTTTCCGAGCTCTGTAGTTTGTTTGGAATCGAGCATACATGAGCCAGAGGTCTAGCTGGGATTCAGCTAATGCTAGAACAAATTATACTAACCTATAATCTGAGCTATTTTATTGTGAACTAGCACCACGGGTATTTTTTATCTTTAGTCCTCGTGTCGTCCAGGGCTCTTGATAGTTGAGCCATTCATATGTTTAACACGAGCGGAAATTTCCTTATGGCGACCGTTGACCATAGGACGGGCTTGTGGGTTTCCTAGGTAACCACAGGTCCGTTTAACGACATCCACAGTCTTAGGGTCAGTGTTGCCACAATTTGGACACATGAAACCACGTTCCGTTGGGGTGAAGTCGCCTTCAAAACCACACTCATAACACTTATCAATTGGGGTATTGGTACCCAGGTAACCAACACGGTCATAGGCATAATCCCAAACGGCTTCCAGAGCCTTAGGATTTTGTTGCAAGACTGGATACTCACAATAGTGGATAAAGCCACCTGAGGCCCCTAATTCAGGATAATCCTTTTCAAAATCCAACTTTTCAAATGGGGTTGGATTCTTGCGGACATCATAGTGGAAGGAATTGGTGTAGTATTCCTTATCGGTGACATCCTTGACTTGACCAAATTTTTCTGTATCCAAACGACAGAAGCGATCGGTCAAACTTTCAGATGGGGTTGAATAAATTGAGAAGTGGTAATCGTATTCATCCGACCAAGCCTCAACCAATTTCTTCATTTCTCGAATAATGTCCTTAGTAAATTCCTTGGCTTGGGGATTATGCTCCCATTCACCACCGTAAAAGACGGTTGCGACTTCGTAGAGACCGATATAACCCAAGGAGACTGTCGCCCGACGATTCTTAAAGAGGTCGTCAACATTACCAGTCTTGCTCAGGCGTTTGCCAAATGCTCCGTATTGGTAGAGGATTGGGGCGTTAGCTGGACTGGCTTCTTTAACACGACCGACCCGATAAACCAGGGCATCCTTGGCAATTTGCATCCGTTCTGCAAAAATATCCCAAAACTTATCCATATTTCCTTGGGATTCCAAGGCGATTCTTGGCAGGTTCACGGTAACGACTCCCAGGTTCATCCGGCCAGAATTGATTTCTTGGCCATTTTCATCCTTCCAACCTTGAAGGAAAGAGCGACAACCCATAGGAGCCTTGAAAGAACCTGTCAAATCAATGATTTTATCATAGGAGAGAACATCTGGATACATGCGTTTGGTGGCACATTCCAAAGCCAGCTGCTTAATATCGTAGTTAGGTGCCCCTAGTTCTAGGTTAAGTCCCCGCTTGAGGGTGAAAATCAACTTAGGGAAAATAGCTGTCCGATGTTCGCTACCCAGACCCTTGATGCGAATTTGCAAGATGGCCCTTTGAATTTCCCGTTCAAACCAGGAAGTTCCTAATCCAAAACCTAGGGAAGTAAATGGGGTTTGACCGTTTGAGGTAAAGAGGGTATTGATCTCGTATTCTAGACTTTGCATGGCATCGTAGATGTCCTTCTTGGTCTTAGACCGAGCATAATCCTCTTGCTTGTCCTCAGCTACCCATTCCTTGGCATCTTTGAGATGCTTTTGGTAATTGAGCTCCGCATAAGGAGCCAAGAATTCATCAATCCGGTCAGCTGTACAGCCACCATATTGGCTGGAAGCTACATTGGCAATAATTTGAGAAATCTGGGCAGTCGCTGTCTGAATAGACTTGGGACTTTCAACCTCAGCATTACCAATCTTAAAGCCATTGGCCAACATACCCTTGAAGTCAATCAAGCAACAGTTGGTCATTGGCGTGTAAGGGC harbors:
- the nrdD gene encoding anaerobic ribonucleoside-triphosphate reductase; its protein translation is MITLEKEFIVTDPEITVIKRDGRHVSFDSDKIYQALIKASQNVSHMSPLMEVKLKGICDRIVAEIANRFMADIKIYEIQSIVEHELLNANEYAIAQEYINYRTQRDFARSQATDINFTIDKLINKDQTVVNENANKDSDVFNTQRDLTAGIVGKSIGLKMLPPHVANAHQKGDIHFHDLDYSPYTPMTNCCLIDFKGMLANGFKIGNAEVESPKSIQTATAQISQIIANVASSQYGGCTADRIDEFLAPYAELNYQKHLKDAKEWVAEDKQEDYARSKTKKDIYDAMQSLEYEINTLFTSNGQTPFTSLGFGLGTSWFEREIQRAILQIRIKGLGSEHRTAIFPKLIFTLKRGLNLELGAPNYDIKQLALECATKRMYPDVLSYDKIIDLTGSFKAPMGCRSFLQGWKDENGQEINSGRMNLGVVTVNLPRIALESQGNMDKFWDIFAERMQIAKDALVYRVGRVKEASPANAPILYQYGAFGKRLSKTGNVDDLFKNRRATVSLGYIGLYEVATVFYGGEWEHNPQAKEFTKDIIREMKKLVEAWSDEYDYHFSIYSTPSESLTDRFCRLDTEKFGQVKDVTDKEYYTNSFHYDVRKNPTPFEKLDFEKDYPELGASGGFIHYCEYPVLQQNPKALEAVWDYAYDRVGYLGTNTPIDKCYECGFEGDFTPTERGFMCPNCGNTDPKTVDVVKRTCGYLGNPQARPMVNGRHKEISARVKHMNGSTIKSPGRHED